A segment of the Methanocalculus alkaliphilus genome:
ATTATAGCCGTCGGGGGCATATCGCTCATCCTGCAGCCGACGGGCATCATGAACAAGAGCCTGGAGGGCGGCCTGTTCGTCTCCGGTCGCCTCGAAGAACGAGGCCACGTGCCGGAAGGGGATGAGGAGGAGATGGCCGGGGCTGACCGGGTAGAGGTCGAACCGGGCGTAGGCGAGGTCGTTTGCGAGGAGGATCTCGGAGGGGGCGGGGTCGCAGAAGGGGCAGGTCATCGTATTGATTTGAAATTATTTTTCTGGAGGTTTTAGGCTCAGAGTTTGTTTTGTATGGTGTTGAGTTGAATGATCGTTACTTCCGCTGTATTATTTGATGCCTAATGAATATCTTTCAAGAATCATTCGTACTGATTCCAGTAACTCAGGCAGTTCATTGTCAATAATGATCCAGATCTCCTCCATATCAACAGACATGTATTTGTGAGTGAGTATGTCACGGAAACCTGCAATATCACGCCATCTTATATGAGGGTATTCAGATTTTAAGGTTGTAGAGACCTTTTTTGCAGCTTCTCCAATAA
Coding sequences within it:
- a CDS encoding HepT-like ribonuclease domain-containing protein — its product is MKDDRLYLLHILESAEKIVSYTHEGRDVFLATPLIQDAVVRNFQIIGEAAKKVSTTLKSEYPHIRWRDIAGFRDILTHKYMSVDMEEIWIIIDNELPELLESVRMILERYSLGIK
- a CDS encoding HIT family protein, which encodes MTCPFCDPAPSEILLANDLAYARFDLYPVSPGHLLLIPFRHVASFFEATGDEQAALQALVHDARRLQDERYAPDGYNIGVNIGAAAGQSVMHLHLHVIPCQCRFTFPHFRRRKNTQMRRDKIPQLCRNKNP